A single region of the Ziziphus jujuba cultivar Dongzao chromosome 10, ASM3175591v1 genome encodes:
- the LOC107408251 gene encoding pectinesterase: MSTFNAEKTRKRNNIIIMAISFFIMAMVVISVVVVLDKPSVDQQEPNNDNNNHTIIATLDTLCGFTDYRNVCQATLAPTVGYQSQVENYFQAAVNATLVEMRNVVEIPKRYIDNTTNHMEMYALEDCIQVLDLCIDELEYVMATQPLEALLNNSDDVRNSLSAVVAYQQACLEGLVYANSSSNFQEDLKLSIELASNALAIEFNYSENDDKDDEDDEAVQKNRRLLSVTSKEGNFNDVGYPTWLTAADRRLLQVDVDVLAPHAVVAQDGTGQFEKIADAVKAYPKNHTGRYIIYVKSGEYRETITITKEKINVFMYGDGATETVVIGRRKNTTVYRSATFSAIGKGFICKHMGFTSAGYRPDKVALRVQSDQAAFFNCAIDGTIGPLLALAHRQFFRHCKISGTLNIITGDSALVIQNSWIIVKKPVLTRKATVTANGRSDRHENTGFVLHNCAVVPDEKFKPERFNYSTYLGVALNKYARTIVMESELGDFIHPEGWLTGDEDIGAYTVNFAEYKNNGPGAQTSKRVNWPGYKEITDENKAMHYAPDRFIQIEEWLKMDVEIPYHAGLYN, from the exons ATGTCAACCTTCAATGCAGAGAAAACCAGAAAGAGGAACAATATAATCATAATGGCAATCTCATTTTTTATAATGGCAATGGTGGTTATCAGTGTAGTTGTGGTTCTAGACAAACCTAGCGTTGATCAACAAGAACCCAACAACGACAACAACAATCACACCATCATTGCAACTCTTGACACCCTTTGTGGCTTCACCGATTACAGGAATGTTTGTCAGGCTACCTTGGCTCCCACCGTCGGCTACCAATCCCAAGTGGAAAACTATTTCCAAGCAGCCGTTAATGCAACTCTTGTAGAGATGAGGAATGTTGTGGAAATTCCAAAACGTTATATTGACAACACCACAAATCATATGGAAATGTATGCACTCGAAGATTGTATACAAGTACTCGACTTGTGTATTGATGAGCTAGAGTACGTAATGGCTACGCAACCATTGGAAGCATTGTTGAATAATTCTGATGATGTTAGGAACAGCCTCAGCGCCGTTGTGGCATACCAACAAGCGTGCCTTGAGGGATTGGTTTATGCAAATTCCAGTTCAAATTTTCAGGAAGATTTGAAGCTTTCCATTGAGCTTGCAAGCAATGCCTTGGCTATCGAGTTTAACTATTCTGAAAATGATGATAAGGacgatgaagatgatgaggctGTACAGAAAAATAGGAGACTACTTAGCGTTACCTCCAAGGAAGGTAACTTCAATGATGTTGGATACCCGACATGGTTGACAGCGGCTGATCGAAGACTGCTACAGGTGGATGTCGATGTCCTTGCACCACATGCAGTTGTGGCACAAGATGGAACAGGGCAATTTGAAAAAATTGCAGATGCTGTGAAAGCATACCCCAAAAATCACACCGGGAGGTATATTATCTATGTAAAGTCTGGTGAATACAGGGAGACCATCACtatcacaaaagaaaaaattaatgttttcatGTATGGTGATGGAGCTACAGAAACGGTCGTCATTGGGAGGAGGAAGAACACTACAGTCTACCGGTCTGCTACGTTCT CGGCAATTGGCAAGGGGTTCATCTGCAAGCATATGGGATTCACAAGTGCAGGTTACCGTCCGGACAAGGTAGCACTTCGAGTCCAGTCTGATCAGGCAGCCTTCTTCAACTGCGCTATAGATGGTACAATAGGCCCCTTACTTGCATTAGCACACCGGCAATTCTTCCGTCATTGCAAAATCAGCGGTACCTTAAACATCATTACAGGTGACTCTGCCCTCGTGATCCAGAACTCTTGGATTATTGTGAAGAAGCCTGTACTAACTAGAAAAGCCACGGTAACCGCAAATGGCAGGAGTGATAGACATGAAAACACAGGTTTTGTGCTCCATAATTGTGCTGTTGTCCCGGATGAGAAATTTAAACCAGAAAGATTCAACTACTCCACTTATTTGGGTGTAGCACTGAATAAATATGCAAGAACCATAGTCATGGAATCAGAGTTGGGAGATTTTATCCATCCAGAAGGATGGCTTACGGGGGACGAGGATATTGGAGCTTATACTGTGAACTTCGCTGAGTACAAAAACAATGGTCCTGGAGCTCAAACCAGCAAAAGGGTCAATTGGCCAGGTTACAAAGAAATTACAGATGAAAACAAAGCCATGCATTATGCACCAGACCGATTCATTCAAATAGAAGAATGGTTGAAAATGGATGTTGAAATTCCCTATCATGCTGGGCTTTATAACTGA
- the LOC107407351 gene encoding pentatricopeptide repeat-containing protein At5g46100, whose translation MAVKLSSLTLSKRNPIWVSPSAWISSISCARTVENFPESNQDHPPNSSQFEQNVNILRNNLAPDNLIRVLDSTNDLSAAVKVFKWASLQKRFSHTADTYYRVILKLGLAGHVQEMEGFCQNMVKDKCIGGKEALAALVDTFVKHCRIDEAVLVLVSMNSGGYNPSIETFNSVMGAFVKEKRDLQEVLFIYKEIVKAGNLPTIDTLNYLLEALFETDHVESALDQFKRMNKKGCSPNSRSFEILIKGLIAKSRVDEAVSVLNEMFESRFQAEMSFFSCTIPLFCLENKPEVGIKLFRMMKDCNFVPDLLTYAVLVRCLCDNLWLDDVINLIEEMTEAGLTLHDKAYVDVINMFSRLGKFDQAIEFLEDNHVLETSAHNVLLEGCCSAGKLCMAKHLLEKMSERNIDDCDSWNILVRCVCEQEGSRKASQLIGRMVVLSFIPDCATYSALVTGNCKLSKYEDAVKLFYQIQAKCWVLNSVSYSKLIEGLCHVGRIVEAAEVFCYMSRKGYSLGSSLFNLLIKGVCSLGKVDEAIRLRRWACYSGTSCTSSTYTTIMIGLAKANKGKDLLLVLSQMLVEGCGLDLEAYCILILNMSLQNRIKYSVLLFNMMVEEGLIPKSEKLLEILSCIADQSQLCMISCSIDKLISNCEIMNPSIYNLLINGLLKEGNKHEACRLLDLMLEKGWVPDSKTHGLLIGSVVSGEPDSCALAYGNSIMQDTVSNILSEGLDKT comes from the coding sequence ATGGCTGTAAAGCTCTCATCTTTAACGTTGTCCAAGAGAAATCCAATCTGGGTCTCTCCAAGTGCATGGATTTCATCAATTTCGTGCGCCCGTACTGTAGAAAATTTCCCAGAAAGCAATCAGGACCACCCGCCAAACTCATCCCAGTTTGAACAAAACGTTAACATCTTGAGAAATAACCTTGCTCCGGATAATTTAATCAGGGTATTGGATAGCACTAACGATTTGAGCGCCGCTGTGAAGGTATTCAAATGGGCTTCCCTCCAAAAACGATTTAGCCACACTGCCGATACTTATTATAGGGTTATTTTAAAGCTGGGTTTGGCTGGACATGTTCAGGAAATGGAAGGATTCTGTCAGAATATGGTGAAAGATAAATGCATAGGTGGTAAAGAGGCTCTTGCTGCATTAGTTGATACGTTTGTTAAGCACTGTAGGATCGATGAAGCAGTACTGGTACTTGTAAGTATGAATTCAGGTGGCTATAATCCCTCCATTGAGACATTTAATTCAGTAATGGGTGCTTTTGTTAAGGAGAAGAGAGATTTGCAAGAGgtattgtttatttataaaGAGATTGTGAAGGCAGGCAATTTACCAACTATTGATACTCTGAATTATTTGTTAGAGGCATTGTTTGAGACAGACCATGTTGAATCTGCTTTGGATCAGTTTAAAAGAATGAACAAAAAAGGCTGTAGTCCTAATAGTAGATCTTTTGAGATACTTATAAAGGGTCTTATTGCGAAAAGTCGAGTGGATGAAGCTGTTAGTGTTCTAAATGAAATGTTTGAATCTAGGTTTCAGGCAGAAATGAGTTTCTTTAGCTGCACTATACCTTTGTTTTGTCTGGAAAATAAACCAGAGGTAGGAATCAAATTGTTTAGAATGATGAAAGATTGCAATTTTGTGCCGGATTTGTTAACTTATGCTGTTTTGGTACGGTGTTTATGTGATAACCTTTGGCTGGATGATGTAATCAACCTTATTGAAGAGATGACTGAAGCCGGATTAACACTGCATGACAAGGCATATGTGGATGTAATCAACATGTTTTCTAGATTAGGGAAATTTGATCAGGCTATCGAGTTCTTGGAAGATAACCATGTTCTTGAAACTTCTGCTCACAATGTGTTGCTTGAAGGTTGCTGCAGTGCTGGTAAACTTTGTATGGCTAAACATCTACTTGAGAAAATGTCTGAGAGGAACATAGATGATTGTGATTCTTGGAATATTCTTGTCAGATGTGTTTGTGAACAAGAAGGAAGTAGGAAAGCTTCTCAACTGATTGGTAGAATGgttgttttatcttttattcCTGATTGTGCTACATACTCAGCTCTAGTTACTGGCAACTGTAAACTGAGCAAGTATGAGGATGCTGTCAAGCTATTCTATCAGATTCAGGCGAAATGCTGGGTTTTAAATTCTGTATCCTACTCTAAACTAATTGAAGGTCTTTGTCATGTTGGAAGGATAGTGGAGGCTGCCGAAGTTTTCTGTTATATGTCTAGGAAAGGATACTCTCTTGGATCTTCCTTGTTCAATCTGTTGATTAAGGGTGTTTGCAGCTTAGGAAAAGTGGATGAAGCAATAAGGCTGCGCCGGTGGGCTTGCTATTCAGGTACTTCTTGTACTAGTTCAACGTACACTACTATTATGATTGGATTAGCAAAAGCGAACAAAGGAAAAGATCTTTTACTAGTCCTCTCACAGATGCTGGTGGAAGGTTGCGGTCTTGATCTGGAAGCATACTGTATCCTCATACTGAACATGAGTTTGCAGAATCGAATCAAGTACTCTGTATTGCTTTTCAATATGATGGTTGAAGAGGGTCTCATACCTAAGTCAGAGAAACTTTTAGAGATACTGTCATGCATAGCTGACCAATCTCAGCTGTGTATGATATCATGTTCAATTGATAAACTGATTTCTAATTGTGAAATCATGAATCCATCGATATACAACTTACTGATTAATGGCCTGTTGAAAGAGGGTAATAAACATGAAGCCTGTCGACTATTGGATTTAATGTTGGAAAAGGGTTGGGTCCCTGATTCTAAGACTCATGGATTGTTGATTGGTTCTGTTGTTAGTGGGGAACCAGATAGTTGTGCATTGGCCTATGGTAATTCTATTATGCAAGATACTGTTAGCAACATACTTTCTGAGGGCTTAGACAAAACATGA
- the LOC107406966 gene encoding nuclear envelope-associated protein 2 isoform X1: MMSNSEKSYASLPSSSSSLSLTSLSVHEIDPLFKDLNEKKQSFRRNVVSLAAELKEVRSRLASQEQSFAKESLTRQEAETEAKNMEEEFTRLQRRLEERNGQLQASASTAEKYLKELDGLRSQLAATQATADASTASAQSAQLQCLTLLKELDEKNFALKEHEDRVTRLGEQLDNLQKDLQARESSQKQLKDEVLRIEQDIMQAVSKIGANKDCELRKILDEVSPKNIEKINKLLVVKDEEISKLRDEIRVMSAHWKHKTKELESQLEKQRRADQELKKRVLKLEFCLHEARSQTRRLQRMGERRDKALKELKEQLAAKQQVEPSGAEKHKFWETSGFKIVVSMSMLVLVVFSKR, encoded by the exons atGATGTCAAATTCGGAGAAATCATATGCATCACTGCCTTCATCGTCATCTTCATTATCTTTAACCTCCTTATCAGTCCATGAGATAGATCCTCTGTTTAAGGATTTGAATGAGAAGAAGCAGAGCTTCAGGCGCAACGTGGTGTCGTTGGCGGCGGAGTTAAAGGAGGTTAGGAGTCGCTTAGCATCTCAAGAGCAATCATTTGCCAAAGAATCCTTAACCAGACAG GAAGCTGAGACAGAGGCTAAAAACATGGAAGAAGAGTTTACTAGATTGCAGAggagattggaagaaaggaatGGACAGCTTCAGGCCTCAGCATCTACTGCTGAGAAG TACCTCAAGGAGTTGGATGGTCTTAGATCACAACTAGCAGCCACTCAAGCAACTGCAGATGCTAGTACTGCATCGGCTCAATCTGCTCAACTCCAATGTTTAACACTTCTGAAGGAATTGGATGAGAAGAATTTCGCACTAAAAGAGCATGAGGATCGTGTAACAAGGCTAGGAGAGCAATTAGATAACCTGCAAAAGGATCTCCAAGCTAGGGAGTCTTCTCAAAAGCAACTGAAAGATGAAGTTTTGAGAATCGAACAGGATATAATGCAAGCTGTCTCTAAAATTGGGGCAAACAAGGACTGTGAACTGAGGAAGATATTAGACGAGGTTTCTCCAAAGAATATTGAGAAGATCAATAAGCTTTTAGTTGTGAAGGATGAAGAAATATCTAAGTTGAGAGATGAAATCAGGGTAATGTCTGCTCACTGGAAGCATAAAACTAAAGAATTGGAGTCACAG TTAGAGAAGCAACGAAGAGCTGATCAGGAACTTAAAAAGAGGGTGTTGAAGTTGGAGTTCTGTCTCCACGAAGCTCGCTCGCAGACACGCAGACTCCAAAGG ATGGGAGAGCGAAGAGACAAAGCTTTGAAAGAGCTTAAAGAGCAGTTAGCAGCAAAACAGCAGGTTGAACCATCGGGTGCTGAAAAGCATAAGTTCTGGGAAACTTCTGGATTCAAAATCGTGGTGTCCATGTCAATGCTAGTATTGGTAGTGTTCTCTAAGCGATGA
- the LOC107406966 gene encoding nuclear envelope-associated protein 2 isoform X2, producing MMSNSEKSYASLPSSSSSLSLTSLSVHEIDPLFKDLNEKKQSFRRNVVSLAAELKEVRSRLASQEQSFAKESLTRQEAETEAKNMEEEFTRLQRRLEERNGQLQASASTAEKYLKELDGLRSQLAATQATADASTASAQSAQLQCLTLLKELDEKNFALKEHEDRVTRLGEQLDNLQKDLQARESSQKQLKDEVLRIEQDIMQAVSKIGANKDCELRKILDEVSPKNIEKINKLLVVKDEEISKLRDEIRVMSAHWKHKTKELESQLEKQRRADQELKKRVLKLEFCLHEARSQTRRLQRVHHDRWESEETKL from the exons atGATGTCAAATTCGGAGAAATCATATGCATCACTGCCTTCATCGTCATCTTCATTATCTTTAACCTCCTTATCAGTCCATGAGATAGATCCTCTGTTTAAGGATTTGAATGAGAAGAAGCAGAGCTTCAGGCGCAACGTGGTGTCGTTGGCGGCGGAGTTAAAGGAGGTTAGGAGTCGCTTAGCATCTCAAGAGCAATCATTTGCCAAAGAATCCTTAACCAGACAG GAAGCTGAGACAGAGGCTAAAAACATGGAAGAAGAGTTTACTAGATTGCAGAggagattggaagaaaggaatGGACAGCTTCAGGCCTCAGCATCTACTGCTGAGAAG TACCTCAAGGAGTTGGATGGTCTTAGATCACAACTAGCAGCCACTCAAGCAACTGCAGATGCTAGTACTGCATCGGCTCAATCTGCTCAACTCCAATGTTTAACACTTCTGAAGGAATTGGATGAGAAGAATTTCGCACTAAAAGAGCATGAGGATCGTGTAACAAGGCTAGGAGAGCAATTAGATAACCTGCAAAAGGATCTCCAAGCTAGGGAGTCTTCTCAAAAGCAACTGAAAGATGAAGTTTTGAGAATCGAACAGGATATAATGCAAGCTGTCTCTAAAATTGGGGCAAACAAGGACTGTGAACTGAGGAAGATATTAGACGAGGTTTCTCCAAAGAATATTGAGAAGATCAATAAGCTTTTAGTTGTGAAGGATGAAGAAATATCTAAGTTGAGAGATGAAATCAGGGTAATGTCTGCTCACTGGAAGCATAAAACTAAAGAATTGGAGTCACAG TTAGAGAAGCAACGAAGAGCTGATCAGGAACTTAAAAAGAGGGTGTTGAAGTTGGAGTTCTGTCTCCACGAAGCTCGCTCGCAGACACGCAGACTCCAAAGG GTTCATCATGACAGATGGGAGAGCGAAGAGACAAAGCTTTGA
- the LOC107406966 gene encoding nuclear envelope-associated protein 2 isoform X3: protein MYLKELDGLRSQLAATQATADASTASAQSAQLQCLTLLKELDEKNFALKEHEDRVTRLGEQLDNLQKDLQARESSQKQLKDEVLRIEQDIMQAVSKIGANKDCELRKILDEVSPKNIEKINKLLVVKDEEISKLRDEIRVMSAHWKHKTKELESQLEKQRRADQELKKRVLKLEFCLHEARSQTRRLQRMGERRDKALKELKEQLAAKQQVEPSGAEKHKFWETSGFKIVVSMSMLVLVVFSKR from the exons ATG TACCTCAAGGAGTTGGATGGTCTTAGATCACAACTAGCAGCCACTCAAGCAACTGCAGATGCTAGTACTGCATCGGCTCAATCTGCTCAACTCCAATGTTTAACACTTCTGAAGGAATTGGATGAGAAGAATTTCGCACTAAAAGAGCATGAGGATCGTGTAACAAGGCTAGGAGAGCAATTAGATAACCTGCAAAAGGATCTCCAAGCTAGGGAGTCTTCTCAAAAGCAACTGAAAGATGAAGTTTTGAGAATCGAACAGGATATAATGCAAGCTGTCTCTAAAATTGGGGCAAACAAGGACTGTGAACTGAGGAAGATATTAGACGAGGTTTCTCCAAAGAATATTGAGAAGATCAATAAGCTTTTAGTTGTGAAGGATGAAGAAATATCTAAGTTGAGAGATGAAATCAGGGTAATGTCTGCTCACTGGAAGCATAAAACTAAAGAATTGGAGTCACAG TTAGAGAAGCAACGAAGAGCTGATCAGGAACTTAAAAAGAGGGTGTTGAAGTTGGAGTTCTGTCTCCACGAAGCTCGCTCGCAGACACGCAGACTCCAAAGG ATGGGAGAGCGAAGAGACAAAGCTTTGAAAGAGCTTAAAGAGCAGTTAGCAGCAAAACAGCAGGTTGAACCATCGGGTGCTGAAAAGCATAAGTTCTGGGAAACTTCTGGATTCAAAATCGTGGTGTCCATGTCAATGCTAGTATTGGTAGTGTTCTCTAAGCGATGA
- the LOC107411718 gene encoding LOW QUALITY PROTEIN: uncharacterized protein LOC107411718 (The sequence of the model RefSeq protein was modified relative to this genomic sequence to represent the inferred CDS: inserted 1 base in 1 codon), producing the protein MNRIKNPXWVLLQSQKTLPHITMAEGTCKWFFLFFLTLFTSCSSGTQVGFSYHAGGSTGTSYLDGTMSFLEQNNVPPSKVRVFVEDHKVLSNLYNRSLSVDLYVNHSQAEILVQSTSAAISWLKTHVIAFLPRVNIKSIIAISSNELPTVLSTLKSIHSVLTGFHVDRQVKVSVSFSLPFLKNLSKTHERELQKILTYIKEIRSYVTVEASIDGELRVSDGFVESVIERAKLAASILACKDVPMVLTIKSSAVAGEKEVVEFTRKVSKALSNNRKIRGRIAGIYADVVQTEDFAQKELEREKEQIFPSSHRELLRKLDLKTTLHDTIIPPTTTFTTTPISTTPVLSPDNPSPTIVTVPSTVTITPTNPATPVAVPSTTPITIPPAAPANTPVTTPVTVPGAQPVTNPATTYPAPSGPVPVTTPVTNPVPPPAATNAPAVPGATWCVAKSGALETALQAALDYACGMGGIDCSQIQQGGSCYNPNTLQNHASYAFNGYYQKNPVPTSCDFGGTATIVNANPSTGSCIYPSSSSSPSTPSTPSTPSTPTPSTPTPTTPTPIPSSTTPTPTPTATTPPPSGSGVTGYGTPPTVLNTSNPASGTTPDFGSEIPPGYNSSITSKSVGLRPFSGCIFLLTFFVLRKLVIDV; encoded by the exons ATGAATCGCATAAAAAATC TTTGGGTTCTTCTTCAGTCCCAGAAAACACTTCCTCATATTACAATGGCAGAAGGAACTTGTAAATGgttcttcttattcttccttACTCTTTTCACTAGCTGCTCTTCTG GAACTCAGGTGGGTTTCTCCTACCATGCAGGAGGAAGCACAGGGACCTCATATCTTGATGGAACAATGTCATTCCTCGAGCAAAACAATGTTCCCCCATCTAAGGTTCGGGTTTTTGTGGAAGATCATAAGGTTCTGAGTAATCTGTACAATAGGAGTTTGTCTGTTGATCTCTATGTGAACCATAGCCAGGCTGAAATTCTTGTACAATCTACATCTGCTGCTATTTCATGGCTCAAAACCCATGTAATCGCTTTTCTTCCTCGAGTGAACATCAAGAGCATTATAGCAATTAGCAGCAATGAGCTTCCTACAGTTTTATCCACCTTGAAATCCATACACTCTGTTCTCACTGGTTTTCATGTTGACAGACAAGTTAAGGTCTCGGTTTCATTTTCTTTACCATTTTTGAAGAATTTGAGCAAAACCCATGAAAGAGAGCTACAAAAGATTCTTACTTACATCAAGGAAATAAGATCATATGTAACTGTAGAAGCCAGCATTGATGGAGAATTGAGAGTGAGTGATGGGTTTGTTGAGTCAGTTATTGAAAGAGCCAAACTCGCTGCATCCATTCTTGCTTGCAAAGATGTTCCAATGGTTTTGACAATCAAGAGCTCTGCTGTTGCTGGGGAAAAAGAAGTGGTTGAATTCACTCGTAAAGTCTCCAAAGCTTTGTCAAACAACAGGAAGATTAGAGGTAGGATTGCTGGGATATATGCAGATGTAGTACAAACAGAGGATTTTGCACAGAAAGAGCTTGAAAGGGAAAAGGAACAGATATTCCCTTCTTCACACAGAGAACTCCTGAGAAAATTAGACCTCAAAACCACTTTACATGACACAATTATCCCACCAACGACAACCTTTACCACAACTCCCATATCAACTACACCAGTCCTATCCCCTGATAACCCCTCACCAACCATTGTCACCGTTCCATCTACGGTGACAATAACACCAACGAATCCTGCCACTCCGGTGGCAGTTCCCTCCACCACTCCCATCACCATACCGCCCGCTGCCCCTGCTAACACACCAGTTACAACACCTGTTACAGTTCCGGGGGCACAACCTGTCACTAACCCTGCGACAACATATCCAGCGCCGTCTGGACCTGTTCCGGTTACAACACCGGTTACGAATCCTGTGCCACCTCCTGCAGCCACCAATGCTCCTGCAGTTCCGGGAGCTACCTGGTGTGTGGCTAAAAGTGGAGCACTTGAGACTGCACTTCAGGCGGCACTTGACTATGCTTGTGGGATGGGAGGAATTGATTGTTCACAGATTCAGCAAGGTGGGAGTTGTTACAATCCCAATACTTTGCAAAACCACGCCTCGTATGCATTCAATGGCTATTATCAGAAGAATCCAGTTCCTACAAGCTGTGATTTTGGAGGCACTGCCACAATAGTTAATGCCAATCCAA GCACTGGTTCCTGCATTTACCCATCATCCTCATCGTCACCATCAACACCATCAACACCATCAACACCATCAACTCCAACGCCATCAACTCCAACACCAACAACTCCAACTCCAATCCCATCATCAACAACTCCAACACCAACTCCAACAGCAACAACACCTCCACCATCAGGATCAGGGGTAACAGG GTATGGTACTCCACCTACCGTCTTAAATACTAGCAACCCAGCTTCAGGAACCACCCCCGATTTCGGATCTGAAATCCCTCCTGGTTACAACAGTTCAATAACTTCCAAATCAGTTGGTTTGAGGCCATTTTCTGGCTGCATCTTTTTACTAACGTTCTTTGTTTTGAGAAAACTTGTCATAGATGTTTAG
- the LOC107411707 gene encoding serine/threonine-protein kinase haspin homolog produces MGSKTGGNCVDLWSEIVGNDQQQEQHSHGEAVYGRRKPNKTPQDVVPPKQLGSYGATNHHRVSFAAAAPNKRVSWNRSLSTRGRTSIAVGACIDHQPQLKQAKRKGKPALPKGKFVQPSNFDLERAYFDEVDAFELLEESPSPKKYGTWAIGNQTDVAIPHLSSRLEKWLISKKLNPYGPSSTLSKILGTPAKGPETIDEEDFDFLNLNTTERSSFKVSSQLHSFESRLKSNLTDRNVLERDIIKSHKIDTKGVGNESCEDIEFAVKKLSLASTSTSSETDHLDPFAALLAVCGQSTPSKFQDVFSKYCDLQEIVKIGEGTFGEAFKAGTYVCKIVPIDGDLRVNAEVQKKSAELLEEVVLSRTLNCLRRQEDDVRNACTTFIETVDLRVCQCSYDPSLIKAWENWDEKHGSENDHPKDFPEKQSYVVFVLEHGGKDLEGFVLLNFDEARTLLAQVTAALAVAEAAYEFEHRDLHWGNILLSRNDSVTLQFTLEGKKFFVKTFGLQISIIDFTLSRINTGEDILFLDLSSDPYLFKGPKGDKQSETYRKMKEVTEDCWEGSFPRTNVLWLLYLVDILLLKKSFERTSKNERDMRSLKKRLDKYRSAREAILDPFFAELFVDVISS; encoded by the exons ATGGGTTCCAAAACAG gTGGGAATTGCGTAGATTTGTGGTCAGAAATCGTAGGAAACGATCAACAACAAGAGCAGCATTCGCATGGTGAAGCAGTTTACGGAAGGAGAAAACCCAACAAAACCCCTCAAGATGTAGTTCCCCC AAAGCAGTTGGGTTCCTATGGTGCTACGAATCATCATAGGGTGAGTTTTGCTGCTGCTGCTCCCAACAAGCGTGTAAGTTGGAATCGTTCCCTTTCCACCAG AGGGAGGACAAGTATTGCTGTTGGCGCTTGCATTGATCATCAGCCTCAACTTAAGCAGgctaaaaggaaaggaaaacctGCTTTGCCTAAA GGAAAATTTGTGCAACCCTCCAATTTCGACTTGGAGCGAGCTTACTTTGACGAGGTTGATGCCTTTGAGTTGTTGGAGGAGAGCCCCTCACCCAAGAAATATGGTACATGGGCCATAGGCAACCAAACTGATGTTGCAATACCCCATTTGTCTTCAAGATTAGAGAAATGGTTAATTTCCAAGAAGTTAAATCCTTATGGACCTTCTAGTACATTGTCCAAGATATTAGGAACTCCAGCCAAGGGCCCGGAAACCATAGATGAGgaggattttgattttttgaatttgaataccACAGAAAGGTCCTCTTTCAAAGTCAGTTCCCAGTTGCATTCTTTTGAGAGCAGATTGAAATCAAATTTGACTGATAGAAATGTTCTTGAAAGGGATATCATCAAATCACACAAGATAGATACAAAGGGTGTGGGAAATGAGTCTTGTGAGGATATAGAATTTGCGGTTAAGAAACTCTCTCTTGCTTCAACTTCAACTTCGTCGGAAACTGATCATTTGGATCCATTTGCTGCCTTATTAGCTGTTTGCGGACAGTCTACTCCCTCCAAATTCCAGGATGTATTCTCTAAGTATTG TGACCTACAGGAGATCGTTAAAATAGGTGAAGGAACATTTGGAGAAGCTTTCAAGGCTGGCACTTATGTATGCAAAATCGTTCCCATAGATGGAGACTTACGGGTAAATGCTGAAGTGCAAAAG AAATCAGCAGAATTGCTCGAGGAGGTTGTACTCTCCCGAACTCTTAATTGCTTAAGAAGACAAGAGGATGATGTTCGTAATGCTTGCACAACCTTTATTGAAACTGTAGA TTTGAGGGTATGCCAGTGTTCATATGATCCTTCATTAATAAAAGCATGGGAAAATTGGGATGAAAAACATGGTTCAGAAAATGATCACCCCAAGGACTTTCCAGAGAAACAG AGCTACGTTGTGTTTGTGCTGGAACATGGGGGCAAGGATCTTGAAGGCTTTGTGCTTCTGAATTTTGATGAGGCTAGGACTTTATTGGCTCAG GTTACTGCTGCCCTTGCTGTGGCTGAAGCTGCATATGAATTTGAACATCGGGATCTTCACTG GGGAAATATACTTTTAAGCCGGAATGATTCCGTTACATTGCAGTTCACTCTTGAggggaagaaattttttgtCAAAACATTTGGGTTGCAGATATCAATAATTGACTTCACTCTTTCAAGAATCAATACTG GTGAAGACATACTTTTTTTAGACCTCTCTTCGGATCCTTATCTCTTTAAAGGTCCCAAAGGAGACAAACAA TCTGAGACATACCGGAAGATGAAGGAGGTAACAGAAGATTGCTGGGAGGGAAG TTTCCCAAGAACAAATGTCTTATGGCTGCTGTACTTGGTGGATATACTGCTTCTCAAGAAATCATTT GAACGAACATCAAAGAATGAGAGAGATATGCGCTCATTGAAGAAGCGTTTAGACAAATATCGGTCAGCCCGAGAAGCAATTCTGGATCCTTTCTTTGCTGAATTATTTGTTGATGTCATCTCGTCGTAA